The Agromyces hippuratus genome has a window encoding:
- a CDS encoding hemerythrin domain-containing protein — protein sequence MTTRLPSSGAPAVTGAPETSCRSDEIVLIHRMFRRLFGEAPALVRDVVPGDVHRAAFLSKHLHGLTKLLHVHHHAEDDFFWDRMTERAPACGLHVALMRKQHQTVSDQLDEVDARIDAWTASGADAASAERLAAALDEVDRSLAEHLADEEREAFPVLDAVLSTAEWDEIEAHAQHEKPPLPLFLLLGLMMEAVPEADRAAWMERELPAPMRLAYRLFGRRGYERALRRLHPAPKERVAGARR from the coding sequence ATGACCACTCGACTCCCCAGTTCCGGCGCGCCGGCCGTCACCGGCGCGCCCGAGACGTCCTGCCGCAGCGACGAGATCGTGCTCATCCACCGGATGTTCCGCCGGCTCTTCGGCGAGGCGCCCGCGCTCGTGCGCGACGTCGTGCCCGGCGATGTGCATCGGGCCGCCTTCCTCTCGAAGCACCTGCACGGCCTCACGAAGCTGCTGCACGTGCACCACCATGCCGAAGACGACTTCTTCTGGGACCGGATGACCGAGCGCGCGCCCGCCTGCGGCCTCCATGTCGCCCTGATGCGGAAGCAGCACCAGACCGTCTCCGACCAGCTCGACGAGGTCGACGCCCGCATCGACGCCTGGACGGCGAGCGGCGCGGATGCCGCGTCGGCCGAGCGCCTGGCGGCGGCGCTCGACGAGGTCGACCGGAGCCTCGCCGAACACCTCGCCGACGAGGAGCGCGAGGCGTTCCCCGTGCTCGACGCGGTGCTCTCCACCGCCGAGTGGGACGAGATCGAGGCGCACGCCCAGCACGAGAAGCCGCCGCTGCCCCTCTTCCTGCTGCTGGGGCTCATGATGGAGGCGGTGCCCGAGGCCGACCGCGCCGCATGGATGGAGCGCGAACTGCCCGCGCCGATGCGGCTCGCCTACCGCCTGTTCGGTCGCCGCGGCTACGAGCGAGCGCTCCGCCGTCTGCATCCCGCACCGAAGGAGCGCGTGGCGGGTGCGCGTCGCTGA